The nucleotide sequence GCAACGACGAGGCGAGCACTTCGGCGTGGCGATCGCCAGGCCGCCATCGCTCGACCAGCCGGCGAGACAGGTCGACGACCCAGTACTCCGGCACGGCGACGCGCTGAAGGAAGCGCCGCTTGATCACTCGGTCTCGCGTCCGGCTGCTGGGCGAGAGAACTTCGATGGCGAGGAGCAACGTTGTGATCTCGACCCAGTCGCGTGCGTGCGAGAGCGCGGCAGGCACGACGAAGAGGTCGGGCTGGATGATCGAGTCTTTCTCGAGCTCGAGATCGGCCGGACTGCCGAGGACGCGGCCGAGTGCGTGGTGCGCGACGTACGGCTTGAGTACATCACGGAGCAGTTCGAGCATTTCCTGGTGAGCGAGCCGCGGTGCCGGCGTCACG is from Gemmatimonadaceae bacterium and encodes:
- a CDS encoding Uma2 family endonuclease, with amino-acid sequence MAMPLTHRTYPKRWTAYDVRALMEASPTHWPRYEAIDGELIVTPAPRLAHQEMLELLRDVLKPYVAHHALGRVLGSPADLELEKDSIIQPDLFVVPAALSHARDWVEITTLLLAIEVLSPSSRTRDRVIKRRFLQRVAVPEYWVVDLSRRLVERWRPGDRHAEVLASSLLWPRPGLTSR